A region of the Sarcophilus harrisii chromosome 3, mSarHar1.11, whole genome shotgun sequence genome:
TCTCGCTTTCAACTTTGTAAATCTACAGTCAGCAAAGTCAATTTATAGCATTCCCTATCAATAATGTTGCACATCTTTgaactttggggaaaatattaaatattatacaaaGATAAGGCATAATTAGTACTATTGAGGAGGGAATCTAGCCTCTCTATACCTTTTGCTTTTGGAACTTCTTAAGGATGCGCAAGCGAATCTGCTTCGTCTTGACACTATATACAATTGGGTTCATGAGTGGAGGAACAAGAAGGTAGACATTTGCCATCAACACGTGTACTATTGGGGAGGCATTCTGTCCATAGCGACGAATCATGGATAACCCAATCATGGGTGTGTAAAAAGTGAGCACAGCACATATGTGAGAAATGCAGGTGTTGAGTGCTTTAACACGCTCTGATGTAGAAGCAATGCTCAGCACTGTGGCCAGGATGAGTATATAGGAGAGAAGAAGCAGTACTGAGTCTAGTCCCATGGAGAAGATGACCACCATGAGGCCATAGATGCTGCTAATCCTCCGACTGGATACTGCCATCTTAATGAGATCCTGGTGCAGACAAAAAGAGTAGGAGAGGGCATTGATGGGTTGATATTGCAGCCTTTTCAAGAGGAAGGAGGCTGGAAAAACCAAAGTTAGTGCCCTTCCAGCAATGGCCAACCCAATCCCAATAATTACCCCATTGGTGAGGATGGTTGAATAGCGCAGGGGTTCACGAATGGCCACAAAACGGTCAAATGCCATGGCCAGCAATACAGCAGACTCTATGATGGAGAACACATGGATGAAGTACATCTGAATCAAGCAGGCATTGAAAGGGATTTCCCGGGCATGGAACCAGAAGACACTGAGCATAGTAGGCAATGTAGTAGTAGACAGACCCAAATCTGTCAGAGCCAACATTGACAAAAAATAATACATAGGCTGGTGGAGTGAGGTATCTGTTCGAATAATGAAGAGGATGGTAGAATTTCCTGCAATAGAAATAATGTAGACTAGACAGATGGGGATGGAGATCAAACCATACATGGCCTCTAACCCTGGGAAACCTGTCAAAAGAAACCGAGGATAGAGCGTGGAAGAATTGAAGACAGACATGTTGCTCACTGGGATGGATTCCTTTCCTGTAATGAAAAGACAAATATTACAATTCTCTAACTCACTGATCCTCAGCGAGTATAGTGGTCAATCAGATCATACTTATCATCActacttatcatcatcatcatcatgatcaatAGCATCAAATAtctctatatctttattttcatatctgtagctctttctctctctttctttaattctatagagatatgtgtgtatgtttatgtgtacatatatgtgtatatacacaagtAACCACATAtagaagagat
Encoded here:
- the LOC100916105 gene encoding olfactory receptor 51G2-like, encoding MSVFNSSTLYPRFLLTGFPGLEAMYGLISIPICLVYIISIAGNSTILFIIRTDTSLHQPMYYFLSMLALTDLGLSTTTLPTMLSVFWFHAREIPFNACLIQMYFIHVFSIIESAVLLAMAFDRFVAIREPLRYSTILTNGVIIGIGLAIAGRALTLVFPASFLLKRLQYQPINALSYSFCLHQDLIKMAVSSRRISSIYGLMVVIFSMGLDSVLLLLSYILILATVLSIASTSERVKALNTCISHICAVLTFYTPMIGLSMIRRYGQNASPIVHVLMANVYLLVPPLMNPIVYSVKTKQIRLRILKKFQKQKV